The Terriglobales bacterium genome window below encodes:
- the ychF gene encoding redox-regulated ATPase YchF, with protein MKTGIIGLPQVGKTSLFKILTKTHVAEHGGGREAHIGVCKVPDDRLDRLAALYHPKKLIHASVEFADVAAIGQEALKETAYATSLRSVDGLAHVLRAFEDPAIPHVGAIDPLRDARNVEFDLMVSDLGQIEKRMERLEKDLKKMRNPELEREHDLILRSKAQLEKERPLREMELTPEDRKRLRGFLFLSQKPVLYVLNIGESAELGRDLEQAVEKYQLAELAARPGAAATVICGKVEAELAEMADEEAAEFLSSYGLKESGLVRLIRKTYELMGLISFFTVGEDECRAWTVPTHSRAVEAAGAIHSDLEKHFIRAEVIHWDALLSAGSEANARSQGTLRLEGKDYVVKDGDVVHIRHSA; from the coding sequence ATGAAGACAGGCATCATAGGCCTCCCGCAGGTCGGCAAGACCTCGCTCTTCAAGATCCTGACCAAGACGCACGTGGCCGAGCACGGCGGCGGGCGCGAGGCCCACATCGGGGTCTGCAAGGTCCCCGACGACCGCCTTGACCGCCTGGCCGCGCTCTACCACCCCAAGAAGCTCATCCACGCTTCGGTCGAGTTTGCCGACGTGGCCGCCATCGGCCAGGAAGCCCTCAAGGAGACCGCCTACGCCACCAGCCTGCGCTCGGTGGACGGCCTGGCGCACGTGCTGCGCGCCTTCGAGGATCCCGCCATCCCCCACGTGGGCGCGATCGATCCCCTGCGCGACGCCCGCAACGTCGAGTTCGACCTCATGGTCAGCGACCTGGGCCAGATCGAGAAGCGCATGGAGCGCCTGGAAAAAGATCTCAAGAAGATGCGCAACCCGGAGCTGGAGCGCGAGCACGACCTCATCCTGCGCTCCAAGGCGCAACTGGAGAAGGAGCGCCCGCTGCGCGAGATGGAACTCACCCCCGAGGACCGCAAGCGCCTGCGCGGCTTCCTGTTCCTCAGCCAGAAGCCCGTGCTCTACGTGCTCAACATCGGCGAGAGCGCCGAGCTGGGCCGCGACCTGGAACAGGCGGTCGAGAAATACCAGCTGGCGGAACTGGCCGCGCGCCCCGGCGCGGCCGCCACCGTCATCTGCGGCAAGGTCGAGGCCGAACTCGCCGAGATGGCCGATGAGGAGGCCGCCGAATTCCTCTCCAGCTACGGCCTCAAGGAGAGCGGCCTGGTGCGCCTCATCCGCAAGACCTACGAGCTGATGGGCCTGATCTCCTTCTTCACGGTGGGCGAGGACGAGTGCCGCGCCTGGACCGTGCCCACGCACTCGCGAGCGGTCGAGGCCGCCGGCGCCATCCACTCCGACCTGGAGAAGCACTTCATCCGCGCCGAGGTCATCCACTGGGATGCGCTGCTCAGCGCCGGCTCCGAGGCCAATGCCCGCTCCCAGGGCACCCTGCGCCTCGAGGGGAAGGACTACGTCGTCAAGGACGGCGAC